CAGCGTCTCAGGTGCGACGACGGCCCTCGCCGTAGAAGACCAACTTCCCCGCTTCCAGGCGCTCGAAGTCGAGCCCGACATCGTCACCGTCGCGATCGGCGCCAATGACATCGCCGGATGGGACTCGGAGGCATTCGGCCGCAACCTCCGCACGATCTTCGCGGCCCTGCCGTCGCACGCGATCGTCGCCGACGTGCCCTGCTTCCACCTGCGGCACAACGAGCGCAAGGTGGCGGTGGCGAATCGGATGCTGCGCGACCTCGCTCGCGGGTACGGGCTCACGCTCGCGCCGCTGCACGAGACCACGAGGCGGCAGGGGATCGTCGGCATCCTCACGCAGTTCGCGCAGGACATGTTCCACCCGAACGACCACGGCTACGAGGTCTGGGCCGAGGCGTTCCGCCCCGCGCTCCTGGCGTCGGTCGCTCGTCGGATCGGGGCGGCTGACGCGTGGCCGGCGCGCGAACCGGCGCGCGAGCCGGCCGGTGTCGGAGGCGCGCGCTAGGCTCGCGCCATGGCCCGTCCCACCTCCACCTTCCGTTGCACGGAGTGCGGGTGGAGCACCATCAAATGGGCGGGTCGCTGTGCCGAGTGCCAGCAGTGGGGCAGCGTCGTCGACG
The Agromyces albus DNA segment above includes these coding regions:
- a CDS encoding SGNH/GDSL hydrolase family protein, with the protein product MTSAPRPDRPRTRAMSSRLRNGLWLAAINVLGGLGWGTFRTRVRENAAVLSDLLPVHSKWWRDQAKAEGELLYVALGDSAAQGIGATSPDRSYVGVLAGDIRTATGRSLRVINLSVSGATTALAVEDQLPRFQALEVEPDIVTVAIGANDIAGWDSEAFGRNLRTIFAALPSHAIVADVPCFHLRHNERKVAVANRMLRDLARGYGLTLAPLHETTRRQGIVGILTQFAQDMFHPNDHGYEVWAEAFRPALLASVARRIGAADAWPAREPAREPAGVGGAR